One Euphorbia lathyris chromosome 1, ddEupLath1.1, whole genome shotgun sequence DNA segment encodes these proteins:
- the LOC136204931 gene encoding uncharacterized protein, which yields MWRRSFTTGTTSTGSRLLQDRKWDALVIGAGHNGLTAAAYLARGGLSVAVLERRHIIGGAAVTEELIPGFKFSRCSYLQSLLRPSIIKELELKRHGLKLLKRSPSSFTPCVDGRYLLLGSDKELNHSEISKFSARDADAYPRYENQLEKFSNFVDPLLDSPPPELSKSDSSFKDRFEDNIRRSTFWARCLRQAASLGQRDMVDFVDLLLSPSSKILNKWFETDVLKATLGTDAIIGSTGGIHTPGSGYVLLHHIMGETDGSRGIWSYVEGGMGSVSSAIGKAATEAGAHIVTDAEVSEMIINSSGKVDGVLLADGTRVLSSVVLSNATPYKTFIELVPKDVLPEEFVSSLKYSDYSSASTKINIAVEKLPQFRCCKLNHPDAGPQHMGTIHIGSESMEEVDLACQDAATGLPSRRPVIEMSIPSVLDKTISPPGKHVINLFVQYTPYSPSNGSWEDPAYRESFAQRCFKLIEEHAPGFSSSIIGYDMLTPPDLEREIGLTGGNIFHGAMTLDSLFLMRPVKGWSNYRTPVEGLYLCGSGTHPGGGVMGAPGRNAAQVVLQDGKRH from the exons ATGTGGCGGAGGAGCTTCACCACAGGCACCACCTCCACCGGCAGCCGGTTACTTCAGGACAGGAAATGGGATGCCTTGGTTATCGGCGCCGGCCATAACGGGTTGACAGCCGCTGCTTACCTTGCTCGAGGTGGACTCTCCGTCGCCGTGCTTGAGCGCCGTCATATCATTGGCGGAGCAGCCGTCACGGAAGAGCTAATTCCTGGCTTTAAGTTCTCTCGTTGCAGTTACCTCCAAAGTCTCCTTCGCCCCTCCATCATCAA AGAATTGGAATTGAAGAGACACGGATTGAAGTTGTTGAAGAGAAGTCCGTCGTCGTTCACGCCTTGTGTGGACGGCCGCTATCTTCTGTTAGGATCTGATAAGGAGCTTAATCATTCCGAAATTTCAAAGTTCTCCGCGCGAGATGCTGATGCATATCCCAG ATATGAGAATCAGCTGGAGAAATTCTCCAATTTCGTGGATCCTCTTTTGGATTCACCTCCTCCAGAATTGTCGAAAAGTGATTCCTCTTTTAAAGACCGTTTCGAAGACAACATTCGGAGATCAACTTTCTGGGCTCGTTGTTTGCGTCAGGCTGCATCGTTAGGTCAGAGAGATATGGT GGACTTTGTGGACCTCTTACTATCCCCTTCTTCAAAGATTCTCAATAAGTGGTTTGAG ACAGATGTTCTAAAAGCAACCCTCGGAACAGATGCTATAATAGGTTCCACG GGTGGCATCCATACACCCGGGAGTGGATATGTTCTCCTACATCATATCATGGGAGAAACTGATGGCAGTCGTGGAATTTGGTC GTATGTTGAAGGTGGGATGGGTTCAGTATCCTCTGCAATTGGTAAGGCTGCTACAGAAGCTGGAGCACATATTGTGACAGATGCTGAG GTTTCAGAAATGATAATTAATAGTTCTGGCAAAGTGGATGGG GTATTACTGGCTGATGGTACACGGGTCCTTTCTTCAGTTGTGCTCTCTAATGCCACTCCTTATAAAACTTTCATT GAATTAGTTCCCAAAGATGTTCTTCCTGAAGAATTTGTCAGTTCCTTGAAGTACTCTGATTATAGTTCT GCTTCTACAAAGATAAACATAGCTGTTGAGAAACTGCCACAATTTCGATGTTGCAAGCTGAATCACCCAGATGCAGGCCCTCAGCATATGGGCACCATTCATATTGGTTCAGAGAG TATGGAGGAAGTTGACCTGGCCTGTCAAGATGCTGCCACTGGGTTGCCATCCAGGAGACCTGTTATCGAAATGTCAATTCCTTCTGTTTTGGATAAGACTATTTCTCCACCAG GTAAGCATGTGATCAATTTATTTGTTCAGTACACACCATACAGTCCGTCAAATGGAAGCTGGGAAGATCCTGCTTATAGA GAATCATTTGCTCAAAGATGCTTTAAGTTAATTGAGGAACATGCTCCTGGCTTCAGCTCATCAATCATTGGTTATGATATGTTGACACCACCTGATCTAGAAAGGGAAATTGGCTTGACAG GGGGTAACATATTTCACGGTGCAATGACATTGGATTCTCTTTTCCTCATGCGACCTGTCAAGGGATG GTCTAACTATAGAACCCCAGTGGAAGGGCTGTACCTGTGTGGAAGTGGAACCCATCCCGGTGGTGGTGTAATGGGTGCACCTGGACGCAATGCTGCACAAGTAGTTCTGCAAGACGGTAAAAGGCATTAA